The window ACAGACCACAAACGACCAAGTCCATATCGCGCTGCTGAAAGGCAAATGGAGAAGTGGTGAGCCTGTGCTGACCCGTATCAATTCTACTTTGGTGAACAACGATATGCTGGGCACTTTGACCAATAATCCTGATGAAGCATTGCAACGGATGTTCGATGCGCTGAACAAGGAGGAGAAAAGTGCGATGATTTTTATAAGTCAAGAAAATCAATCCATGAACTTATTGAGCCGATTGTCCGAGTTTAAAAAACTGCAGGGCGACGGGGTTACCAAGGCACCTAAAGTGGAAATGGACAACAAGGATTTTGGTATCGGCGCACAGATTTTGCACGACATCAATATTTCCAAAATACGCTTGCTCACCAATTCTGCACAAACCCGACGTGTAGGCATGGTAGGCTATGGCTTGGAAATCGTGGAGTACGTAAAGTATTGATTCAACGGTTCAACATCACGAAGCTAGCTGCGATTGACAGCAGACCACTTATAATGCTGCCTTGATGGCATCGACCATTTGCTTGGCACGTATTTTAACCTCTTCTTCGTTCCATCCCAGTTTGATCAAACACGAAATATTTCGGGACATCCATTGGTCGGATTCGGAAAAATCAGCTTTGCCGTAATCGGGCAAGGATTCTACTACATCTTTGGGCAATTTGCCCAGCGACCTCCTATCGGTTAGGTGTTCCCATTTTCTGTAGTAGTGCCAATTATTGTCGAACCAATAAAAACAGCCGTCCACTCCAGCTTCAATCAGTTCTTGGTGTGCTATTTGTGCCAATTCCCCCGAGGGCATAAAAAAGTTGAGAAAGGAGTAGTTCTCCTCTCCCCCTTCGGGCAGGGTTCTAAACACGACTTCTGGAATCTGGGACAGGGCTTCCCGCAATAGGGTATAATTCCGTTTTTGTTTGGCCAAAAAATCATCCAAACGCGCCAATTGGGCCACCCCTACGGCTGCATTCATCTCGGAAATACGAAAGTTGTACCCTAAAAACGGATGTTCCTCCGCCCCCCTATTGTTTCCGATGTGGTCATGACCATGATCGGAGTATTTGTGGGCATTTTCATAATACGCCTTATTGTTGGTAATTAACGCCCCGCCTTCTCCACAGGTAATCGTTTTTACATAATCGAAGGAGAAACAACCCAAATCGCCGATACTGCCCAAGGGCTTTCCGTGGTAGGTCCCTCCGATGGCCTGACAGGCATCTTCGAGCAACAAAAGATCGTTGGCCTCGCAAATGGCCTTCAACGCATTTAAATCTGCCATGGAGCCGCACATGTGCACGGGCATCACCACTTTGGTTTTTGGAGTGATGGCTTTCTCGACCGCTTCGGGTTTCAGGGTTAGGGTGTCATCAATATCGACCAGTACCGGAACAGCTCCCAGGGCCAAAATGGACTCGAAACTGGCCACAAAGGTAAAGGTGGGCATGATCACTTCATCCCCAGCACCAATACCAGCACTGGCCAAGGCCACGGTAAGAGCCGCAGTTCCACTGCTCACGGCATGGGCATATTGGGTCTGCATGCGTTTTGCCAAACCTTGTTCGAGTTCCAAGGCCTTCCAATGTCCGTTGCGCATGGCATCAAAACCGTAGCGCATCAGCACTCCGGAATCCAATACGTTTTGCACTTCCATTCTTTCCTTATCCCCAAAAAGTTCAAATCCTGGCATATATCAATTTAAATTTTTAAAAAAACCATAGTTTGATGGCCATTGCCACTACGGCCACGACCAAAAATGTTTTGATGAACCCATCCCCCTTTTTTACGGAGAACCTACTGGCGAACCATGCGCCTGACCCATTCCCGATGGCAAGGATAAAGCCTAATTTCCAGTCTATCTTATCGTTGAACGCAAAAACGGCCAAAGCTGCCAGCATATATACAAATACGACCGCGACTTTGGTAGCGTTGGACCGAACTAGGTTCATTCGATTAAAGTAATGCAAAAAAAGCATCATTAAAAATCCTAGTCCTGCATTGATGAATCCCCCATAAATCCCGAAAAAGAAAAAAACGATCAAAGCAACCCACAGGTATTTGCCCGTAAGTCGTTCTTGCATCTCCTCCAACCGCATCTTTGGCTTGAAAATAATAATCAGCACCACGGCAATCATAACGATGGCCAAAATCCGATTAAAGGTTTCCCCATCAATATCAACAGCAATATAGGCTCCGATTATAGATCCTAAAAAGGCCGCAATACCCAAGTACAGATTGAACGGAAAGGTGGAAACACCCTTGCTGCGGAAACCGGCCGTTCCCAAAGCGGTCTGGACTACAATGGCCACCCGGTTGGTTCCGTTGGCCACAGCCGGTGGCAAACCCAAAAAGATGAGCGTGGGCAAGGAAAGTAAGGAACCGCCCCCCGCCACGGTGTTGATAAACCCTACTGCAAAACCTACAGCAATCAATAGCAAATAGTGGTACCATTCGAGCATAGTGGCAAAGGTATGACCATTGTTTTGATCGGCCTTAATGGTTTCAACATCTTTTAAAGGATCCGCACACCTTTTGCTTCTCCAGATGTTGCTGAAATTATTGATTTATCAAAATACGGCCTTTAAAAATGCGATTATGTTAATTTTCACTACTTTAGAGTAACCTTAAAATTCAAAATCATGAAAAAAATCGTTTTAGTTGCGCTAACTACGTTGTTAGGATTCTCCTTTGCCCAAGCACAAGGTGATTTTAACGCAGGAATCCATGCAGGCTTGCCTGTCGGGGATGCCGGGGACTTTTCAAGCTTTGCCATCGCGGTGGAATTGGGCTATTTATTTGATGTTTCCGACGAATTCAAAGTGGGCCCAACCTTGGGCTATTCCCATTCCTTTGGGAAAGAAATCGATACGGGAATCGGTACCGTTGATGTTGATGATGTGCAGTTCCTACCTATCGCAGCCGCCGGGCGATTTCAAATTTCTGATCAATTTTCACTGGGAGCCGACCTTGGTTATGCTCTTGGTATCAGCGATGGAAATGATGGAGGCTTTTATTATTCCCCAAGAATGGCCTATTCTGTATCAACAGCCCTGGATTTAGTATTGGCGTACAGGGGCGTTTCTTTGGATGGTGGTAGTTGGGATATTCTTTCATTGGGATTGGAGTTTGACCTAGACTAAAAAGCTAAGAGCAATATTTTTTTAAATCCGGTATATGAGAATATATCGGATTTTTCTTTTCGGACAACAATAAACAAAAAAGGTCTTTTGGGATAAGAAAAAGCTTTATATATTTGCACCCGCTTAGGAGGAATGGCAGAGTGGTCGAATGCGGCAGTCTTGAAAACTGTTGAGGGTCACACCTCCGGGGGTTCGAATCCCTCTTCCTCCGCTGAGAAACAACATCTCAATACATTAAACCCTGTAAATCAATAATTTACAGGGTTTTTTATTTTTTATGATATCAAATAATATCATTTGAAACCATACTTAATAGTGCCCCTTTCGGTGCCCCCTATAGCAACTTCAAAAAGGGGCACCTAATCGCTTATATTATTCTGTTTATCAAGTATTTACAACAAACTCCTTTTAAATTTTTTTTCATAATTTCAAGGTGTTTAATGTTAAATTAGGTGCCTCTTATGGTTTCTCTTCTATTCTATCTCAGGAAATATAAAAAAGATCGTGTTGGCCGGTCAACTATTTATGTCAGAATTACAATTGATGGCAAGCGTTCAGAATTCAGTACTGGACGCAAGATACACCCCAGTATATGGGACGCGGCGTATGGCAAAGCAATAGGTTTTTCCCAGGAAATAAGGCTCTTGAATTCGTATTTAAGCAAAATACGCACTGACCTTTACCGACATGCGGAGATAGTGAGAGATCGAGATCAAACACTTACCGCGGTGTCACTTAAGGAGTCCTATTTGGGATTGGACAAGCCCAGTAAAATGCTTTTGGAGATATTTCAAGAACACAATGACAGAGTTAATGAACTGGTAGGAAAAGATTTCGCCCCCGGTACAGCAGAACGATACAGAACAGCAAAAAGTCATCTGGCTGAATATTTACAGATCGAACTTCGAAAAAAAGATATACCCGTTGTGGATGTGGATCATTCCTTTATTTCCGGTTTCGAATATTATCTAAAGACGAAAAGAAAGTGCAGCCATAACACGGCCATCAAATATGTGGTGAACTTTAAAAAGATCATTCGAATTGCCTATGCGAATGGTTGGATCAAAACAGATCCTTTTGCTAATTGGAAAGCTCGATTAAAAACGGTCGAGCGGGAATTCCTAACCGATGAAGAACTACAACGACTAATGCACCATTCTTTTACTAATGAACGATTGGAGCATGTAAGAGATTGTTTTGTTTTTTGCTGTTTTACAGGATTGGCCTATGCAGATGTAAAAAAATTGACACATGACGATTTTGTGATAGGGATTGACGGAGATCTTTGGATCAACACCAAACGTACCAAGACAAAAACAAAAAGTAACATTCCCGTTCTTCCCACTGCATTGATGATTCTTGAAAAATATGAGCACAGTCCGTTACTTGTAGATAAAAAGGTGTTACCAGTATTGACCAACCAAAAAATGAATGCCTATTTAAAGGAAATAGCGGACCTTAGCGGTATCAACAAACACCTGACCACTCATTTGGCCAGACACACTTTTGCGACAACGGTAACTCTTTCCAATGGTGTCTCCATTGAATCGGTAAGTAAAATGTTGGGGCATAAATCACTTCGAACCACACAACATTATGCGAAAATATTGAACCGAAAAGTCAGTGAGGATATGCAACTGTTAAAAAAGAAGTTGAGCTTCCAGGAAAAAGTCAAGTCAAAGAATGCTTAATCTCATTGTATTAAACTATTATCCATAACTTGTTCTGTGAATTCAACTTAAATTTATGGCAATTGGGAAGCACTCAGTTTACCCAAAAATTTGAAAGGTTGCTATATCATTTTAACCTTGAGTTTAGTGCCTTATGCAGATACTTTCGTGGTAAGTCCAATCATTCAATGAATGAAAGCATTTGGTTATGAATTCTTATCAAAATTTGTAACCTAGAAATAAAACACAGAAAAATGCATTAATATTTCCACCTTGGCAAATAACCCCTTAGCTGCACTTATTCTTCATTTGGTTTCCATATTATGATTAATTGAATTATTGAGCCAAGTATCAGCATAAATATCAACTCAACGTTCAAAAGTAGCTTCCCCGCCCCTGAGTAATGTCTGGACGGAACAAGTGATGTTGATTCATCATGAACGGTCTCCAACAAGCCCTCTATCTTTTCCAAAATCTGGTCCAACAGGGTTTTTAATTCACTTTTATTCAAAAGAATTTCATCATTCCTCAAACCAGAAGCTTCCAAGTTTGATAAAGTGTTGTAATGACCCTTTATTTTGTTGATTTCCATAGATGCCAAATGAGATAATTTAATCGCATCAATATTCAACAGCAACTTCTCTATTTCTTCATTGGTGTATGTACTTGAAGAAGTGCGTGAAGAATCAAGAGAGCATTTTTTTAAGCTAAAATTGCGGTAAAGTTCATTCAGGTTGTATTGCGCCAGATGCTTTTGTTCACTATCATACAGGATTTTTGAAAAATACCCGTGGTCGAGCCGATTTGTAAATAGCACCAAGACAAACACAAAAAGTATCGAAATAATCAGCTTTAAATTAAGTTTGCTCATTTTTCCCATGGCTTCTGTTCTTTAAATTGGTTTAGGTTTCCATATAAAGACCCCTTGTCGTTTCCTTGATTCCCTCCATCATTAGCAAATTCTCGGACCAAATTCAATATATCCGTCATCCGGAGAATCGCAATACACAAAATTCAGTGTTTACATATGGGAATTTTATTGATTATAGTTTTGAAACAGTTGATTTCCACTTTAAAATTCACTCCATTCACAAACCCCAAAAAGAGAAGATGAGCCAAGCCGGCACATTAATCATTTTCTATGTCCTGGCTCATAAATGAGCCTCAAAAATGTGCTGAATCTTTCATTGTCTCTGCTGATTGGCACGCCTGCAACAATCCCTATCAAAAGATTGTCCATGATTCCAAGTCTCATTTGTGGTCTAATTGTCATATCGAAATAATCTGTTCCAACATTTTTGTTCAATTCAATGCCAATGAAATTTCTTGTTCCACTGATCATATAGTGAAAATTGGAATTGATCTGCCAATTTGTTTCGACCAAACCATTTGAGAAATGGTGAAGGAATTGTGGGCCTGTGTATAGCAATGAATGGAAGTTTGAGCCCCAGCGCTTAGCTACAATGTAAAAGGGGTTGTAAACGTTGCCTGTGAAGAGCTGTTCTGTTCCATAATTTACAAACTCGGTCAGCTCTAACTCATGGATATATCCAATTGCCATACTCGTATTGAATTTTTCAGATACGAAGAAAGAATACTGTCCCGCGATTTTCAGGCTATTGAGTTTACTGGACGGGGCATTTCCATTCATCCCTGAAGGGTAAATGGAAAACGGCAATTCCACTTCCAGGCCCAATCTGTCCAAAGGCGCCCACTCATATTCCACCAAGGCTTCGTATTCATCGTATACGCTTCTATCCGTAATTCCAAACCCCACGTTCCATTCCTTTTCACCTTTTCTAGCTCCCAAATCCCGGATTAAGTCAATATAAAGTGGTTCTGCATGCAGTATTTTTACTGGTGCTTGTTTCTCTATTTCATCGATGTATACGCTATCCTGTTCTTTCTTTTCTGGATTCTGTGCTTTCACACCTAGGATTGCTATCATTAAAAGAACAATCGTCAATCTCATGTTTTTATATTTATGGTAATTAAATCTTCAATGTTGTCATTGGTCTTGACCATTGAATAGTCAGTCTGTCAGTAAATTGTAAAACCCAACTTCCCAATGGAAGAAGAATAGCTGACGTCAAATTTTGCCATTCAATGACATCGGATAGTTTTTACAACAACAAAATGACGTTGGTTATGGAATTACAATCAAGAACGAAAGACCTTTTGGATAAGGTTGTACAGTCCAGACTTTTGTCTTTGGGTATTGTGATCTACTTCCTTTTCAATTTTGACCCTTTGGACCTCAGGAACCGTCTTAATTATCAAATCGACAGGGTCAAAAGTATCATCGTGTGAAAAATCCAAAAATCCTTTTTGGGGAACCACTGCTGTTTGAATTTGATGATGGACTCTAAAATTATCGAAAGCAAGTGAGTTTACACCTGTGAACAGTTCTGTATAAATGGAGCTGATGTTCCTAAAATACTTTCTCACAAGATCGTCCTTTGCTCGGGCAAAATGCTCATCCCTATGTTCGGTAATGATTTTTACAGGAGAGAACCAATAAAGCTCGGAGCTCCAGAGTGGCAAATGATATGGATAGACCAATAAAACATCGATGATTTCGTCCGGGTACATTTTAAAGGCTTCTTCAGCTATTTTTAGTGATTGTGCGCTGAGGTCTGTGGGAATCAAAACTTTTCTCATAATGTGTTTTTTGATTTTGACCACAAGAATAGCCAGTGAACATTAAAGGGAAGTAAGAAAGGGATTAGAATCACATTAAAATTTCAACGGGCTATTTCATAACCAAGGAAAATGTTGGGCAATTCAACATATACTATAGTACCCATTCCCAACTTGGAATCTATCCGCATTGTACCTCCATGAAGCCGAACTATTTTTCCGGAAAGGGAAAGACCAAAACCAAAACCTTTAAAAGTTCTTGCATTGGAGCCCCTGTAGAATGGTTCAAATACACTTTTAAGATCTTTTTCAGGTATTCCAATACCTTTATCTTCTATTTTGACCATTATGATTCCTTCTTCCACGTGGATACCGATATCAACCTGACCATCCATCGAATACTTAAGCGCATTATCCAGAATGTTCATAAACGCAATGGTGATAAGACTTTGGTTTCCTTTGAAGACAAGGTCGTCAGCATTTTTGGGCAGATTTTGGAAACAGTAATTGATCCGACTGGACATAACTTTGTCAAAGTTGGACTTTAAATCCATTAATATCTCGTCAATCCGAATCATATCAATTTTGAGGCCTTTGGAGTCTTGGTCCGTGTAGGCCAAATTGAAGAGGGAATTAAGGAGGTTGTTAAGCCTGTTTGCCTCCGTTTCTATAGCTTTCAATGCCAAGATATATTCCTCCTTGTTTCTGGAATTGGCAAGAGCTGTCTCTGCCTGTCCTATAATGGCCGTCAATGGGTTTTTGAGCTCATGTGATGCATTTTGGACAAAATTGTTCTTCATTTCAAAAGAAGTTTCCAATCTGTCCAACATATTGTTGAAAGTCTGTGTCAAGTCGGAGAGCTCTCCTTTTCCACGAACCTTTTCGAGTCTTAGGTTTAAGTTTTCCGCCCTTATCGTGTTTACTTTCCTTATAATTTTAGAAATAGGGCTTAGCGCCTGTTGTGCAAAATATTGGCCCAAAATGGATATAAAGACCATACTTATCAAAAAGGCTACAACGAGAATATCCCTGAGATTTTCCAATTTTCCGGAACCATAGAGGTCCTTGGCGGACATCAAAACCATAAAATCCCCTTGATTATCATTATAGAGCAAACCCGTGTGGTAGAAGTCGCCCAGCTTCGTTTCCGCATACTTCTCCTCAAATACTTTTTGCAAGAACTGACTTGGAAAATTGGCTTTAAGCTCTTTTGGAGGAATACCGCTTTCGGTGTCCACAGGATAGATAACTTCTTTTTCATCAGGAAGTGTCTGCAAATGCCTAAGTCTGATCGCTTCATAGATTTCGATCGTGACTTCATCTTTTTCAAGATAAACTTGGGCAGCGATAGTTGCCCTTTGGCTAAGCCTTAAGTAGAACTCGTTTTCTGTATATTCCTTGGCAAAGAAGTAAATGGAAAGGAATATCACGATTTGGAGCAAGCCTGTCAGTAGGATAAATATTATTGTGATTCTAGTTTTTAGTGGCATGAGCGCTTCAAATATTATTCCCTGATGACATAACCCATACCAATGACGGTTTGGATTAATTTGTTGTCAAAATCTTTATCGATCTTGTTCCGTAAATAGTTGATATATACATCAACGACATTGGTGGCCATATTAAAATTGATGTCCCAGACACTTTCCAAAATGTCAACACGGCTCGACACCCTATTTTTGTTCTTCATCAAGAACTCCAGCAAACGAAACTCTGTGGTGGTAAGCTTGATTTCAATCCCACCTCTCTTGACTATTTTAGTATTTGAGTCCAGTTCCAAATCTTGAACAATTATTTTGCCGCCAATTTTTATGTCTATATTGCTTCTTCTTGTCAAAGCCCGAATTCGTGCCAACAATTCTGAAAACTTAAAGGGTTTGACCAGATAGTCATCAGCACCGGAATCCAGTCCCTGTACAATGTTCTCGGTAGTACCCAAAGCTGTTAACATAAGTATAGGGGGCGCACTCTCCCTTTTTTTAATCTCTCTCGCTATTTCCCTTCCATCCATTCCTGGTAGGATAATATCAAGTAACACCAAATCGACCGTGTTTTGGTTCAAAAGTTCAAAGGCCATATTACCATCATATGCCAATAAGGTTGTGTAACCGGTATCTTCTAGTCCTTGCTTGATAAAGATTGCAACATTATGCTCATCCTCTATCACTAATATGTTTTTTGGCATACCTTATTCCGAATTATCATTGAAAATTAGAAGGTTAAAAATAGTTTTTTATGCAGCTAACA is drawn from Flagellimonas sp. MMG031 and contains these coding sequences:
- a CDS encoding site-specific integrase, whose protein sequence is MSLKESYLGLDKPSKMLLEIFQEHNDRVNELVGKDFAPGTAERYRTAKSHLAEYLQIELRKKDIPVVDVDHSFISGFEYYLKTKRKCSHNTAIKYVVNFKKIIRIAYANGWIKTDPFANWKARLKTVEREFLTDEELQRLMHHSFTNERLEHVRDCFVFCCFTGLAYADVKKLTHDDFVIGIDGDLWINTKRTKTKTKSNIPVLPTALMILEKYEHSPLLVDKKVLPVLTNQKMNAYLKEIADLSGINKHLTTHLARHTFATTVTLSNGVSIESVSKMLGHKSLRTTQHYAKILNRKVSEDMQLLKKKLSFQEKVKSKNA
- a CDS encoding HAMP domain-containing sensor histidine kinase, with product MPLKTRITIIFILLTGLLQIVIFLSIYFFAKEYTENEFYLRLSQRATIAAQVYLEKDEVTIEIYEAIRLRHLQTLPDEKEVIYPVDTESGIPPKELKANFPSQFLQKVFEEKYAETKLGDFYHTGLLYNDNQGDFMVLMSAKDLYGSGKLENLRDILVVAFLISMVFISILGQYFAQQALSPISKIIRKVNTIRAENLNLRLEKVRGKGELSDLTQTFNNMLDRLETSFEMKNNFVQNASHELKNPLTAIIGQAETALANSRNKEEYILALKAIETEANRLNNLLNSLFNLAYTDQDSKGLKIDMIRIDEILMDLKSNFDKVMSSRINYCFQNLPKNADDLVFKGNQSLITIAFMNILDNALKYSMDGQVDIGIHVEEGIIMVKIEDKGIGIPEKDLKSVFEPFYRGSNARTFKGFGFGLSLSGKIVRLHGGTMRIDSKLGMGTIVYVELPNIFLGYEIAR
- a CDS encoding outer membrane beta-barrel protein — encoded protein: MKKIVLVALTTLLGFSFAQAQGDFNAGIHAGLPVGDAGDFSSFAIAVELGYLFDVSDEFKVGPTLGYSHSFGKEIDTGIGTVDVDDVQFLPIAAAGRFQISDQFSLGADLGYALGISDGNDGGFYYSPRMAYSVSTALDLVLAYRGVSLDGGSWDILSLGLEFDLD
- a CDS encoding response regulator transcription factor; amino-acid sequence: MPKNILVIEDEHNVAIFIKQGLEDTGYTTLLAYDGNMAFELLNQNTVDLVLLDIILPGMDGREIAREIKKRESAPPILMLTALGTTENIVQGLDSGADDYLVKPFKFSELLARIRALTRRSNIDIKIGGKIIVQDLELDSNTKIVKRGGIEIKLTTTEFRLLEFLMKNKNRVSSRVDILESVWDINFNMATNVVDVYINYLRNKIDKDFDNKLIQTVIGMGYVIRE
- a CDS encoding HAEPLYID family protein; this translates as MIAILGVKAQNPEKKEQDSVYIDEIEKQAPVKILHAEPLYIDLIRDLGARKGEKEWNVGFGITDRSVYDEYEALVEYEWAPLDRLGLEVELPFSIYPSGMNGNAPSSKLNSLKIAGQYSFFVSEKFNTSMAIGYIHELELTEFVNYGTEQLFTGNVYNPFYIVAKRWGSNFHSLLYTGPQFLHHFSNGLVETNWQINSNFHYMISGTRNFIGIELNKNVGTDYFDMTIRPQMRLGIMDNLLIGIVAGVPISRDNERFSTFLRLIYEPGHRK
- a CDS encoding sulfite exporter TauE/SafE family protein codes for the protein MLEWYHYLLLIAVGFAVGFINTVAGGGSLLSLPTLIFLGLPPAVANGTNRVAIVVQTALGTAGFRSKGVSTFPFNLYLGIAAFLGSIIGAYIAVDIDGETFNRILAIVMIAVVLIIIFKPKMRLEEMQERLTGKYLWVALIVFFFFGIYGGFINAGLGFLMMLFLHYFNRMNLVRSNATKVAVVFVYMLAALAVFAFNDKIDWKLGFILAIGNGSGAWFASRFSVKKGDGFIKTFLVVAVVAMAIKLWFF
- a CDS encoding DegT/DnrJ/EryC1/StrS family aminotransferase, translating into MPGFELFGDKERMEVQNVLDSGVLMRYGFDAMRNGHWKALELEQGLAKRMQTQYAHAVSSGTAALTVALASAGIGAGDEVIMPTFTFVASFESILALGAVPVLVDIDDTLTLKPEAVEKAITPKTKVVMPVHMCGSMADLNALKAICEANDLLLLEDACQAIGGTYHGKPLGSIGDLGCFSFDYVKTITCGEGGALITNNKAYYENAHKYSDHGHDHIGNNRGAEEHPFLGYNFRISEMNAAVGVAQLARLDDFLAKQKRNYTLLREALSQIPEVVFRTLPEGGEENYSFLNFFMPSGELAQIAHQELIEAGVDGCFYWFDNNWHYYRKWEHLTDRRSLGKLPKDVVESLPDYGKADFSESDQWMSRNISCLIKLGWNEEEVKIRAKQMVDAIKAAL